In Deltaproteobacteria bacterium, one genomic interval encodes:
- a CDS encoding redoxin domain-containing protein, translated as MRPDIVPGAVFPDYELPDHRGKHRTLSELQGGDPLVLVLSRGGFCPKERRQHEGLLQIHREMQVGYCRLVTISTDNLLETNEFRAGVGAWWTFLADPGRKVQKDLDIAEYTDPHHNPMIPHTLVLEPGLRVYKIYNGYWFFGRPTVEELRLDLRAVLQRCRPDWDISGAEQRTAWAKGEKANFHPYGKTQAQMLAEQD; from the coding sequence ATGCGACCCGACATCGTTCCCGGCGCGGTGTTTCCCGACTACGAGCTTCCTGACCACCGCGGCAAGCACCGCACGCTCTCGGAGTTGCAGGGAGGCGATCCGTTGGTGCTGGTGCTCTCTCGCGGAGGTTTCTGTCCAAAAGAAAGGAGGCAACACGAAGGGCTCCTGCAAATCCACCGCGAGATGCAGGTGGGCTACTGCCGTCTCGTGACGATCTCGACCGACAACCTCCTCGAGACGAACGAGTTCCGCGCTGGCGTCGGCGCCTGGTGGACGTTTCTCGCGGACCCCGGGCGCAAAGTGCAGAAGGATCTCGACATCGCGGAATACACCGACCCGCATCACAATCCGATGATCCCTCACACGCTGGTGCTCGAGCCTGGCCTGCGTGTCTACAAGATCTACAATGGGTACTGGTTCTTCGGCCGGCCGACGGTGGAGGAGCTGCGCCTCGACCTGCGCGCCGTACTGCAGCGCTGCCGTCCCGATTGGGACATCAGCGGCGCGGAGCAGCGAACAGCCTGGGCGAAGGGCGAGAAGGCAAACTTCCATCCGTACGGAAAAACGCAGGCGCAGATGTTGGCCGAACAGGACTGA
- a CDS encoding glyoxalase, which translates to MSSTQMHSENATQNPKAGMVDLKLEVVVLPVSDVDRAKRFYQRLGWRLDADFATGEDWRVVQLTPPGSPCSILFGKGITTAVPGSVQGNFLIVDDIEAARAELIGHDVDASEVFHFAGGLHLDGTKGRVPGPDPEGHSYRSWASFSDPDGNGWLLQEIKTRLPGRGLSMDVATLTELLRETEKRHGEYEPTAPKHHWSGWYAAYIVAREQGRTPDEAAKDAALHMEGTRR; encoded by the coding sequence ATGAGCAGCACGCAGATGCACAGTGAAAACGCAACCCAGAACCCGAAGGCTGGGATGGTCGATCTGAAGCTCGAGGTCGTCGTCCTTCCGGTGTCCGACGTCGATCGCGCCAAGCGCTTCTACCAGAGGTTGGGGTGGCGCCTGGATGCCGATTTCGCCACCGGTGAGGACTGGCGGGTGGTGCAGCTGACACCTCCCGGCTCACCGTGCTCGATTCTGTTCGGCAAGGGAATCACGACCGCCGTGCCGGGCTCAGTTCAGGGAAATTTCCTCATCGTCGATGACATCGAGGCAGCACGCGCCGAGTTGATCGGACACGACGTCGACGCGAGTGAGGTGTTCCATTTCGCGGGTGGCCTCCATCTCGACGGGACGAAGGGACGCGTGCCGGGCCCGGACCCGGAAGGTCACTCCTACCGCTCATGGGCCTCATTCAGTGATCCAGATGGCAACGGCTGGCTGCTCCAGGAGATCAAGACGCGGCTTCCCGGACGAGGACTGAGCATGGACGTCGCGACTCTGACGGAGCTTCTGCGAGAGACAGAGAAGCGCCATGGCGAGTACGAACCGACCGCTCCGAAACATCACTGGTCCGGGTGGTACGCCGCCTACATCGTCGCGCGCGAGCAGGGGAGGACTCCCGACGAGGCAGCCAAAGATGCCGCGCTCCACATGGAAGGTACCCGCCGCTGA
- a CDS encoding thioesterase family protein: protein MTFDAFFHRDGGRYVPTELTRGPWSADAQHGGPPAALLGTVLEATERRDDSMIVRATFEMLKPVPLAPLTVATRVLNAGRSVQVLGGTISAGSEEILRGEALRIRTTDLSFPEPPLLPAVPGPDRGKVARFFPTGYEVGYHTGMENSFVRGGFLEQGPAIAWLRMRHPLIAGEPVTPLARVLIAADSGNGVSSALDYRRFIFINPDLTVYLHRYPEGEWVCLEAVTTASNRGLGLAHSVVHDVRGPIGYGLQGLLIGERKR from the coding sequence GTGACGTTCGATGCCTTCTTCCACCGTGACGGCGGCCGCTACGTCCCGACCGAGCTCACCCGCGGGCCTTGGAGCGCCGACGCGCAGCACGGCGGTCCGCCCGCTGCGCTCCTCGGCACGGTCCTGGAGGCAACTGAGCGGCGCGACGACTCGATGATCGTGCGCGCCACCTTCGAGATGCTGAAGCCCGTCCCACTCGCGCCGCTGACGGTCGCGACCCGCGTGCTCAACGCGGGGCGCAGCGTCCAGGTCCTCGGCGGCACGATCTCCGCGGGCAGCGAGGAGATCCTCCGCGGGGAGGCGCTACGCATCCGCACGACCGACCTCTCGTTTCCCGAGCCGCCGCTCCTGCCTGCGGTTCCCGGACCCGATCGGGGCAAGGTGGCGCGGTTCTTTCCCACCGGCTACGAAGTCGGCTACCACACCGGGATGGAGAACTCGTTCGTGCGCGGCGGTTTCCTCGAGCAGGGCCCGGCGATCGCGTGGCTGCGCATGCGCCATCCACTCATCGCGGGCGAGCCTGTGACGCCGCTCGCGCGCGTGCTCATTGCCGCCGATTCCGGCAACGGCGTGTCGAGCGCACTCGATTACCGCCGTTTCATCTTCATCAACCCCGATCTCACCGTGTACCTGCACCGCTACCCCGAGGGCGAGTGGGTCTGCCTCGAGGCGGTGACCACCGCCTCGAACCGCGGCCTGGGGCTCGCGCACTCGGTCGTGCACGACGTGCGCGGCCCCATCGGATATGGCCTGCAGGGTCTCCTGATCGGCGAGCGAAAGCGCTGA
- a CDS encoding alpha/beta hydrolase: protein MPATDSSAIRNIVLVHGGFVDGSGWAAVYGILKKDGYDVVVVQNPTLSLADDVAVTKRAIAAQGGPVLLVGHSYGGVVITEAGTDPKVAGLVYIAAFAPDKGESVSSLIKDPPPGAPVPPILPPQDGFLFLDKAKFHFSFAGDVDADTAAFMASSQVPWGVEALSGTITEPAWKTKPSWYLVSTEDRMIPPPAQRNMSKRAGSTVTEVAGSHAVYVSQPKSVAAFIEKAANEVAAKRR, encoded by the coding sequence ATGCCTGCAACCGATAGCTCGGCAATCAGGAACATCGTTCTGGTCCACGGCGGCTTCGTCGACGGCTCAGGCTGGGCGGCCGTGTACGGGATCTTGAAGAAGGACGGGTACGACGTAGTGGTCGTGCAGAACCCCACGCTGTCTCTGGCTGACGACGTCGCGGTGACGAAGCGCGCGATCGCCGCGCAAGGCGGCCCCGTATTGCTCGTCGGTCACTCCTACGGCGGCGTGGTGATCACCGAAGCCGGCACCGACCCGAAGGTCGCCGGGCTCGTGTACATCGCCGCTTTCGCTCCCGACAAAGGGGAATCGGTGTCGTCGCTGATCAAGGATCCCCCGCCTGGCGCGCCGGTCCCTCCGATCCTGCCTCCGCAAGACGGCTTCTTGTTCCTCGACAAGGCGAAGTTCCACTTCTCCTTCGCGGGTGACGTGGACGCCGACACGGCCGCGTTCATGGCAAGCTCGCAGGTCCCCTGGGGCGTGGAAGCACTGTCCGGGACGATCACCGAGCCCGCCTGGAAGACCAAGCCGAGCTGGTACCTGGTGTCCACCGAGGACAGGATGATCCCGCCGCCTGCCCAGCGGAACATGTCAAAGCGCGCCGGCTCGACCGTCACGGAGGTCGCCGGCAGCCACGCGGTCTATGTGTCGCAGCCGAAGTCGGTGGCCGCATTCATCGAGAAGGCCGCCAACGAAGTGGCGGCGAAGCGACGGTAG
- a CDS encoding TonB-dependent receptor, with the protein MRRSPSPLREKEGDIMPLVEAPQGRLVCSRAKSAASFFTVLLSALLSWTRSVRADQDAGVPEEPVAGPLTEVINVRGSRPSGAAQTSVVDAERFAGEAPTVAELLATSPGVSVQRSGGPGQAAFVSLRGASPDQTLVLLDGIPLQGPGGDAIDLSTLPSSFVSKVVVSRGVLGAQLGAGALGGAVELVPKTTGASEPQFGAELAAGSFGSVRVTADAVVSLASAARSIVAIQLDRTNGRFQYERQFTPEIPGAPYYPAVRENADAMRGSLLVRTEVPLREGLELDALFQGTAASRGLPGPVGMFTPRARESDQGGIFGARLRATVGETVIQARGWGRASLVQLRALGLGFDCPEGGSSPACAVQQSHTLGTRGELEVTFPVSLSHSIATSLSAGGEWLAGSYAGIHRREIVSLGISDDASLLRGALSVYPALRLDFVGTMTGFSPGLSASARPFLGTAVEPFEVRAGAGASFRPPTFSELYLDTGPTQPNPDLRPERALSVDAGLRWKTHPFTASAGVFWSRYRDLILYELYPPARVKPYNIGAARIRGAEVQLSVRLPLEVGLEVAYSFVEAVNERPSATQGGRKLSYRSPHRLFARLDRRGDRLEGFVQVQLSSAMPRNAYGTAELPAQVCIDAGAGVRVAGPLWVDLEVRNVLDDRTQQDLFQYPLPGASFQATARARF; encoded by the coding sequence ATGAGACGAAGTCCTTCGCCTCTTCGAGAGAAAGAGGGAGACATCATGCCGCTGGTCGAAGCCCCGCAGGGGCGTCTCGTTTGTTCGCGCGCGAAGTCGGCCGCGAGCTTCTTCACCGTCCTCCTGTCCGCGTTGCTCTCCTGGACGCGGAGCGTCCGTGCCGATCAGGACGCGGGCGTCCCGGAGGAGCCTGTTGCCGGGCCACTGACCGAGGTCATCAATGTCCGCGGCTCGCGCCCGAGCGGCGCCGCGCAGACCTCAGTGGTGGACGCCGAACGTTTCGCAGGCGAGGCGCCGACGGTCGCCGAGCTCCTCGCCACATCGCCCGGCGTCTCAGTGCAGCGGAGCGGCGGCCCGGGACAAGCCGCGTTCGTGTCGCTGCGCGGAGCGTCGCCCGATCAAACGCTCGTGCTGCTCGACGGCATTCCGCTCCAAGGGCCCGGCGGCGATGCCATCGACCTGTCCACGCTGCCATCCTCGTTCGTAAGCAAGGTGGTCGTTAGCCGCGGCGTTCTCGGCGCGCAGCTCGGCGCCGGCGCTCTCGGCGGGGCGGTCGAGCTGGTGCCGAAGACGACCGGTGCTTCCGAGCCGCAGTTTGGCGCTGAACTCGCCGCCGGGTCGTTCGGCTCGGTGCGCGTGACGGCGGATGCGGTGGTCTCGCTGGCCAGCGCGGCCCGCAGCATCGTGGCGATACAGCTCGATCGGACGAACGGCAGGTTCCAGTACGAGCGCCAGTTCACGCCGGAGATCCCGGGCGCGCCCTACTACCCAGCCGTGCGGGAGAACGCCGATGCGATGCGCGGCTCGCTGCTGGTGCGGACCGAAGTGCCGCTGCGCGAAGGCCTGGAGCTCGACGCTCTTTTCCAGGGCACCGCGGCCAGCCGCGGATTGCCTGGACCTGTGGGCATGTTCACGCCGCGGGCGCGTGAAAGCGACCAAGGCGGGATCTTCGGCGCGCGACTGCGGGCGACCGTCGGGGAGACCGTGATCCAGGCTCGCGGCTGGGGCCGCGCCAGCCTCGTCCAGCTGCGCGCGCTCGGACTGGGTTTCGACTGTCCCGAAGGCGGTTCGAGCCCTGCTTGCGCGGTCCAGCAGAGCCACACACTGGGGACGCGCGGCGAGCTCGAGGTGACGTTCCCCGTTTCTCTCAGCCATTCCATCGCGACGTCCCTATCCGCGGGCGGCGAATGGCTAGCAGGAAGCTACGCCGGAATCCACCGCCGCGAGATCGTCTCGCTGGGGATCTCCGACGACGCTTCGCTCCTGCGGGGAGCGCTCTCCGTGTATCCGGCACTGCGGCTCGACTTCGTTGGGACAATGACCGGATTCAGTCCGGGCCTGAGCGCCAGCGCGCGACCCTTTCTGGGCACTGCTGTCGAACCCTTCGAGGTGCGAGCTGGCGCTGGAGCCTCCTTCCGCCCGCCCACCTTCTCGGAATTGTATCTCGACACGGGCCCTACGCAGCCGAATCCAGATCTGCGCCCCGAGCGGGCCCTGTCGGTCGACGCCGGCCTGCGTTGGAAGACCCATCCGTTCACCGCCTCGGCCGGCGTCTTCTGGTCTCGCTATCGCGATCTGATCCTTTACGAGCTGTATCCGCCGGCGCGGGTGAAGCCGTACAACATCGGCGCTGCGCGAATCCGAGGCGCCGAAGTCCAACTCTCCGTCAGACTCCCGCTCGAGGTTGGCCTCGAGGTGGCCTACAGCTTCGTCGAGGCGGTGAACGAGCGGCCCTCGGCGACCCAAGGAGGGCGCAAGCTCTCGTACCGCTCGCCCCACCGCCTCTTCGCGCGGCTCGACCGCCGGGGAGACCGGCTCGAAGGTTTCGTTCAAGTCCAGCTCTCCTCGGCGATGCCGCGAAACGCGTATGGCACGGCCGAACTGCCCGCGCAGGTCTGTATCGACGCAGGCGCGGGTGTGCGCGTGGCTGGCCCACTCTGGGTCGACCTCGAAGTCCGCAACGTGCTCGACGACCGTACGCAGCAGGATCTCTTCCAGTACCCGCTTCCGGGGGCCTCGTTCCAGGCGACCGCGCGGGCCCGCTTCTAG
- the cobT gene encoding nicotinate-nucleotide--dimethylbenzimidazole phosphoribosyltransferase: MGGRLRLRAPLQPRPEHVRAGRRRGRKSPRHPAALPRVADVRGRSAGERQRSVRALWSGRGLPGPARPAERRRQGRQGLGRRPAYRDDRRRRRPSGGGQLSERHPYDGDDRRADDDCRGELLLLRQERRAAGRARTRPVPLYRGVRHQHGAEARPVREGPGEDVGRGGQHRRRFEPLEHPAARRRPSDRQQLHRRKHCRRGLQKRGEAVKVVVPPFDLASAELARARQQRLTKPRGSLGLLEDIPVRLAGLQRTALPASRPAAAIVFASDHPVARHGVSAYPVEVTAAMLRNFVAGGAAASVLAKELRVPLHIVDVGVRDGADLAFEQDIRLARAPVARDEVGDLRVEDAMSEATFARAVLAGAAAVDALPAGVLVLALGEMGIGNTTAASAVAAMLLDARGADADTLVGAGTGVSGAALARKRAVVRDALARVGKVGSSLEAVRRLGGRDIAALFGAAARACERGMAILVDGFIVSTAVLALVRTAPAVRRSLFFAHRSAEPGHRRVLEAMEARPLLDLELRLGEASGALLALSLLDHACALHVRMATFASAGVPDGGAP, from the coding sequence ATGGGTGGGCGACTTCGGCTCCGCGCGCCTCTACAGCCTCGACCGGAGCACGTTCGCGCTGGCCGACGGCGCGGACGAAAGTCACCCCGCCATCCAGCTGCCCTGCCCCGCGTCGCTGACGTACGTGGCCGATCTGCTGGTGAACGGCAACGATCTGTTCGCGCTCTGTGGAGCGGACGAGGGCTACCTGGTCCGGCTCGACCCGCAGAGCGGCGCCGTCAAGGGCGACAAGGTCTTGGTCGGCGCCCAGCCTACCGCGATGACCGTCGCCGGCGACGGCCGTCTGGCGGTGGTCAACTCAGTGAGCGGCACCCTTACGATGGTGACGATCGGCGCGCAGACGATGATTGCCGAGGTGAACTTCTTCTCCTTCGGCAAGAGCGCCGCGCTGCAGGACGTGCGCGCACGCGGCCAGTTCCTCTATACCGTGGCGTCCGCCACCAACACGGTGCAGAAGCTCGACCTGTCCGTGAAGGACCCGGCGAAGATGTTGGTCGCGGAGGTCAACACCGGCGACGGTTCGAACCCCTGGAACATCCTGCCGCTCGACGACGACCAAGCGATCGTCAGCAACTTCATCGCCGGAAACATTGTCGGCGTGGACTTCAGAAAAGGGGCGAGGCCGTGAAAGTCGTCGTCCCGCCGTTCGACCTCGCCTCCGCGGAGCTGGCCCGGGCGCGCCAGCAGCGCCTGACCAAACCCCGCGGGAGCCTCGGCCTGCTCGAGGACATTCCCGTGCGGCTCGCCGGGCTGCAACGAACTGCGCTGCCGGCTTCGCGGCCCGCGGCCGCGATCGTGTTCGCCTCCGACCATCCGGTCGCCCGGCACGGCGTCTCAGCCTATCCCGTGGAAGTCACCGCGGCGATGCTGCGCAACTTCGTCGCCGGCGGCGCGGCGGCGAGCGTCCTGGCCAAAGAGCTCCGGGTTCCGCTCCACATCGTCGACGTCGGCGTGCGAGACGGCGCCGATCTCGCGTTCGAGCAGGACATTCGTCTCGCCCGCGCGCCCGTGGCTCGAGACGAAGTGGGCGACCTGAGGGTGGAGGACGCGATGAGCGAGGCGACGTTCGCCCGCGCCGTCCTGGCCGGGGCGGCCGCGGTGGACGCATTGCCCGCGGGCGTTCTGGTGCTAGCCCTGGGCGAGATGGGAATCGGAAACACCACCGCCGCCTCGGCGGTGGCCGCAATGCTCCTGGACGCGCGCGGTGCGGACGCCGATACGCTCGTGGGCGCCGGCACCGGCGTGAGCGGTGCCGCGCTGGCACGGAAGAGAGCGGTCGTGCGCGACGCGCTCGCACGCGTCGGCAAGGTCGGTTCGTCCCTGGAGGCCGTTCGCCGGCTGGGCGGGCGCGACATCGCCGCGCTGTTCGGAGCCGCCGCGCGCGCCTGCGAGCGTGGAATGGCGATCCTCGTCGACGGCTTCATCGTTTCCACGGCGGTCCTTGCCTTGGTGCGGACAGCGCCCGCGGTGCGCAGATCCCTCTTCTTCGCGCACCGCTCTGCCGAGCCGGGGCACCGCCGCGTCCTGGAGGCGATGGAAGCAAGACCCCTCCTCGACCTCGAGCTGCGCCTGGGCGAGGCGAGCGGAGCGCTGCTCGCGCTGTCCCTCCTCGATCACGCCTGCGCGCTCCACGTGCGCATGGCGACCTTCGCCTCGGCGGGCGTCCCGGACGGCGGCGCCCCATGA
- the cobS gene encoding adenosylcobinamide-GDP ribazoletransferase has translation MTVLRAVPAAFAFLTRLPVGGPAFTAEDLRWSSAHFPLVGAVLGSVLAGVMLVSARAGPVVSAALAVSAGMLLTGAFHEDGLADTADALGGASDREKLFVILRDSRIGTFGAAALCMALLLRVALLSALAGLAPLALLLTQALARLPPVWMMAILPSVSPEGAKSSAVVRAGAAQVAVASGWIALLFGAAAVTGFLDWRLLVGLLAIAGLTAVACGVRFMRRAGGLTGDFLGATEQVVECTLLLTLALWRGSGVR, from the coding sequence ATGACCGTCCTTCGCGCGGTGCCGGCTGCGTTTGCCTTCCTCACCCGGCTGCCGGTGGGCGGACCGGCATTCACTGCGGAGGACTTGCGCTGGAGCTCCGCGCACTTTCCGCTCGTGGGTGCGGTGCTGGGGTCGGTCCTCGCGGGGGTGATGCTGGTCTCCGCGCGCGCCGGCCCGGTGGTGTCGGCCGCTCTCGCCGTATCCGCCGGAATGCTGCTCACGGGCGCCTTCCACGAGGACGGCCTCGCGGATACCGCCGACGCGCTGGGCGGCGCTTCCGATCGCGAGAAGCTGTTCGTGATCCTGCGCGACAGCCGCATCGGGACCTTCGGCGCGGCGGCCCTCTGCATGGCGCTTCTCCTGCGGGTCGCGCTCCTCTCCGCTCTTGCCGGACTGGCGCCCTTGGCGCTGCTGCTGACGCAAGCGCTGGCGCGTCTTCCGCCGGTGTGGATGATGGCGATCTTGCCTTCGGTGTCGCCGGAAGGCGCGAAGAGCAGCGCTGTGGTGCGCGCTGGGGCGGCGCAGGTGGCGGTCGCGAGCGGCTGGATCGCGCTGCTCTTCGGCGCGGCCGCCGTTACCGGATTCCTCGACTGGAGGTTGCTGGTGGGCCTGCTCGCGATCGCCGGCCTGACCGCGGTCGCGTGCGGCGTCCGCTTCATGCGGCGGGCCGGCGGATTGACGGGAGACTTCCTCGGCGCCACGGAGCAGGTGGTGGAGTGCACCCTCCTGCTCACGCTTGCTCTCTGGCGGGGAAGCGGCGTCCGATGA
- a CDS encoding phosphoglycerate mutase: MSLLLCARHAAVAVTNRCYGRLDLPPGEDPRASARRLSLALPSTTPLAVWTSPLRRCREVADELARLLKAVLRIDDRLAEIDFGEWEGRGWNEIERRDRVRYEAWLASWRDVGPPGGESLVAFEGRVRAWAGERGAHGDIETLALVGHAGVIRALRVLGAGATWDEALHQPIPHLEWLALPIARDSHR; the protein is encoded by the coding sequence ATGAGCCTCCTCCTGTGCGCGCGGCATGCCGCGGTCGCGGTCACCAACCGCTGTTACGGGAGGCTCGACCTGCCCCCGGGCGAGGACCCGCGCGCGAGCGCGAGGCGTCTTTCGCTCGCGCTCCCGAGCACGACCCCGCTGGCGGTCTGGACGAGTCCGTTGCGGCGCTGCCGCGAAGTGGCTGACGAGCTTGCCCGGCTCCTGAAGGCCGTCCTGCGCATCGACGACAGGCTGGCGGAAATCGATTTTGGCGAATGGGAGGGCCGCGGCTGGAACGAGATCGAGCGCCGGGATCGCGTCCGCTACGAAGCATGGCTCGCCTCCTGGCGCGACGTCGGTCCGCCGGGCGGCGAATCTCTCGTGGCTTTCGAAGGTCGCGTCCGCGCGTGGGCAGGTGAACGCGGCGCTCACGGCGACATCGAGACCTTGGCGTTGGTCGGTCACGCGGGCGTCATCCGTGCCCTGCGCGTGCTCGGGGCAGGCGCCACCTGGGACGAAGCGCTCCACCAGCCCATTCCGCATCTCGAGTGGCTGGCCCTTCCCATCGCTCGAGATTCGCACCGATGA
- a CDS encoding ABC transporter substrate-binding protein: protein MKIPLRAWTILLCALAVARGAPAAAQRVVSHTVGTDELLLALADPGQIAALSHLGRDRAYSLNASEAAAYPTLKSNDAESVMRFRPDLVLVASYTEAPTLALLRRAGVRLIVVERFESLEDVYANIRAIGAALGHSDRAEKLIGSTKQRVAELARKLEGVKPVRVLAVSTYPFTAGSQTTFQDLCDHAGAINVAAEAGLVGHASTPDEKLLTWNPELLIASDNEGAGLEARLWQMPAYRHLPALRAGQLVLLPGPLMASVTHHRVAAFEALARKLHPERFP from the coding sequence ATGAAGATCCCGCTTCGAGCTTGGACCATCCTTCTTTGCGCGCTGGCGGTGGCGCGAGGTGCGCCAGCCGCGGCGCAGCGGGTGGTCAGCCACACCGTCGGCACCGACGAGCTTCTGCTCGCCCTGGCCGATCCGGGGCAAATCGCCGCCCTCAGCCACCTTGGCCGCGACCGGGCTTACAGCCTGAACGCAAGCGAGGCGGCGGCGTATCCCACGCTGAAGAGCAACGATGCGGAGAGTGTCATGCGGTTCCGTCCGGACCTCGTGCTGGTCGCCAGTTACACGGAGGCGCCCACGCTCGCGCTCCTCCGCCGCGCGGGCGTGAGGCTGATCGTCGTCGAGCGCTTCGAGTCGCTCGAGGACGTCTACGCGAACATCCGCGCCATCGGCGCCGCGCTCGGCCATTCCGATCGCGCCGAGAAGCTCATCGGGAGCACGAAACAGCGCGTAGCCGAGCTCGCCCGCAAGCTGGAGGGAGTGAAACCGGTCCGCGTGCTGGCGGTGAGCACCTATCCATTCACCGCAGGCTCGCAAACCACGTTCCAGGATCTCTGCGACCACGCCGGCGCGATCAACGTGGCCGCCGAAGCGGGCCTCGTCGGGCATGCCTCGACCCCCGATGAAAAGCTGCTCACCTGGAATCCAGAGCTGCTGATCGCCTCGGATAACGAGGGAGCCGGCTTGGAGGCCCGGCTCTGGCAGATGCCGGCCTACCGGCACCTGCCGGCGCTGAGGGCCGGCCAGCTGGTCCTTCTTCCCGGGCCGCTGATGGCGAGCGTCACTCACCATCGCGTCGCGGCGTTCGAGGCGCTTGCCCGCAAACTGCACCCGGAGCGTTTCCCGTGA
- a CDS encoding iron ABC transporter permease produces the protein MKRRLVTWLLVSLLPAAFLASLALGEVRLPLTDVAQALRGRGDPIAVTIVRDFRLPRSLVGAAVGAALAASGVVMQAFFRNALASPGLLGVSSGAALGAVSVLAFGIGHALWTVPLAAIAGAFAATAAVVVLARRGAATERLLLSGIALNALLDAGTAFVLSANAGRLELSGQILFWLMGGLESRTAEHVIIGIPSIVVACVLLLPLGRDLNLISLGEQSAQSLGVDVRRVRWRLVVLSTLLTALATSVAGVVGFVGLVVPHLLRLSLGPDHRRLLPASMMGGAVLTLACDVATRLLPGGLRLGVITALVGGPFFLWMLRTLA, from the coding sequence GTGAAGCGACGGCTCGTCACCTGGCTGCTGGTCTCGCTGCTGCCGGCCGCATTTCTCGCGTCGCTCGCGCTCGGCGAGGTGCGGCTCCCGCTCACGGACGTCGCGCAGGCGCTTCGCGGCCGGGGAGATCCCATCGCCGTGACGATCGTCCGCGATTTCCGTCTGCCGCGATCGCTGGTCGGAGCAGCCGTCGGCGCCGCGCTGGCGGCGAGCGGCGTCGTGATGCAGGCGTTCTTCCGCAACGCGCTGGCGAGCCCGGGACTGCTTGGTGTTTCCAGCGGCGCCGCGCTGGGTGCAGTGTCGGTGCTGGCGTTCGGAATCGGGCATGCGCTTTGGACCGTCCCGCTCGCGGCCATCGCGGGCGCCTTCGCCGCCACGGCGGCCGTGGTCGTGCTCGCCCGGAGAGGCGCCGCGACGGAGCGACTGCTCCTCTCCGGAATCGCGCTGAATGCTCTCCTGGACGCGGGGACGGCGTTCGTGCTCTCGGCCAATGCCGGCCGCCTCGAGCTCAGCGGCCAGATCCTCTTCTGGTTGATGGGCGGGCTCGAGAGCCGTACGGCCGAGCACGTGATCATCGGCATTCCTTCCATCGTGGTCGCCTGCGTTCTCCTGCTGCCGCTGGGGCGCGACCTCAATCTCATCAGCCTCGGCGAGCAGAGCGCGCAGAGCCTGGGCGTGGACGTGCGCCGGGTGCGTTGGAGGCTCGTCGTTCTCTCTACCCTGCTCACCGCGCTCGCCACCTCCGTCGCGGGAGTGGTCGGCTTCGTCGGGCTGGTCGTTCCACACCTCTTGCGGCTGTCGCTCGGTCCCGATCACCGGAGACTCCTTCCCGCCTCGATGATGGGCGGAGCGGTCCTGACGCTCGCCTGCGACGTGGCGACGCGCCTCCTCCCGGGCGGGCTGCGCCTTGGCGTGATCACGGCGCTCGTGGGCGGTCCGTTCTTCCTCTGGATGCTGAGGACGCTGGCATGA
- a CDS encoding ABC transporter ATP-binding protein, whose translation MSALTVRALTVPGRLNGVSFALRHGTLAAVVGPNGSGKSTLLQAAAGLLPAGGDVELDGRTLPRIAVIDRARRLAWVPQEASFQFAFSVREVVAQGRYMWADDGSGVDDALTAFDLRDLADRPVTRLSGGERQRVSLARAVATGARLQLWDEPVAQLDVRHALEVMALARRFANGGAALLVSLHDLRMTRSFDRVLLLQLGRLVADGRPEEVLTPAAILKVFGVRARPAVSLHLELPDDRRERA comes from the coding sequence ATGAGCGCTCTGACGGTCCGCGCGCTGACGGTGCCCGGCCGACTGAACGGCGTGTCCTTCGCGCTGCGGCACGGCACCCTGGCAGCCGTCGTCGGCCCGAACGGGAGCGGCAAGTCGACATTGCTCCAGGCGGCCGCGGGACTCCTGCCGGCCGGCGGCGACGTCGAGCTGGATGGACGGACGCTGCCGCGCATCGCCGTCATCGACCGGGCGCGACGCCTGGCCTGGGTGCCGCAGGAAGCGAGCTTCCAGTTCGCCTTCAGCGTCCGGGAAGTGGTCGCCCAGGGGCGCTACATGTGGGCCGACGATGGGAGCGGCGTCGATGATGCGCTGACCGCCTTCGACCTTCGAGATCTGGCGGACCGGCCGGTGACCCGGCTCAGCGGGGGCGAGCGCCAACGGGTGAGCCTTGCACGCGCGGTCGCGACCGGGGCTAGATTGCAGCTCTGGGACGAGCCCGTCGCCCAGTTGGACGTGCGGCACGCTCTCGAGGTCATGGCCCTGGCGCGCCGATTCGCGAACGGCGGCGCTGCGCTCCTCGTCAGCCTCCACGACCTGCGCATGACGCGCTCGTTCGACCGCGTCCTTCTGCTCCAGCTCGGCCGGTTGGTCGCCGATGGCCGCCCGGAGGAAGTGCTCACTCCCGCTGCCATCCTCAAAGTCTTCGGAGTGCGTGCACGCCCTGCTGTTTCCCTTCATCTGGAGCTCCCCGATGACAGACGCGAACGAGCATGA